CTGAAGCAACTAGCATCCCGTATATTACCATCATTGCACTGATGATCCATACAGGTGTATTGCTTGGACGTCCGTAACCGGCTTGAGCCATTCCAATATCCTCCTCTCAAAATTTTTAAAAATGACTGATCCTGTAAAGGCAATGAGTGTGCCAAATTTAAAAAACAATAATATATTGAAATTATTCGATATTATGTTTCTGAAACAAAAGAGTGGTGTAAACTTCAGTTTGCACATGGTATACTCAGGTATACATTTGTACTGAGATATTCGTTAGATTTGTCACTATCTGATTAAATAGTGTAGGTTGTTCTTTTTTAAATTATTAGCTTGAAAAAGTAGTTTCAGGAGGCTCAGTGCCTTATTTAAGACCTAAAAAAATACAGATAAAGTTTCTGCTGGGGGTTGGGGGAATTGTCCTGACTATAGGCTTCTTCTTTGCTTTCGGAATGTATTTTCATTTGAATTCGTTGCTTGATTCTCAAGTAAGAGGCAAGGCTGACCTTATTTTTAATCAAGTTGGGGCGGTCCAGTCGTATGTTCGTGAAGTTTTGCGACCAAAAGTCAGATCAGAGATACCGGCTGATGAATTTATTATTGAAGCCATGTCATCATCGTATATTTCCCGTGCAGTTATGGAACGGGCGAATCCTGAGAATAGTGAATCTCTTTATCGAAGAGTGGCTGAGAATGCCCGTAATCCTCTTTTTGAGATTAATGAGGATGAAGAAGATATGCTCAGCTATTTTCGAAAGCATCTGGATCAAGATTCATGGTCAGGATATCGTAAGATAGGCAGTGTTGAATATTTTGTTAAAGCGCGGCCTGTTTTCTTTAAAAAATCATGTCTGACTTGTCATGGTGTTCCTGAAGATTCACCTGCTGTTTTACTTGGTCGCTATGGTGATAAGCGTGGTTTCGGGCATATAGAAGGTTCTATCGGGGGACTTATGATTGTTGGTGTGCCCGTAGAAAAAGCTGTTGCCGAGATTAATAAAACTACATTTCGGTACGCTCTTTTCTATGGTTGCGGGATACTTATTCTGTTTTTCTTAATACAGTTTTTCTTTAATCGCCTGATCATGGATAATATCAGAAATTTAAGTAAAAAATTTCATAAGCTGCTACGTGATGAATCAAAATCTGAGGTTCTAGATAAAATAGAACATGGTGACGAGATCGATGAAGTCATTCAAGGGATTGAAGAGCTTGGAGAGCATTTGCATGAAGCTCAGGAACAGCTTCGTGAACATTCAGAAAATATGGAAAATATGGTTGCAGTTCGTACTGATGAGTTGAAAAAAGAAGTTTATGAACGAAGGGCGGATGTAGATCTTTTTGTCTGTTTATTGGACGGCTTTAACAAATGCTTCACCCGTCGTGAAATGTGGGAGTTTGCTTTACCATTACTGGCTGAGAGATTTAATGCTGAGAGTGCTGTATTCATCTGTATGGTGGCATCTCAAAATTATTTTGCATGGCCAGAGGTTGCACCAAAGCCCGAACTTCCAGCGAACTGGAAAGAAATTCTTACTGAGGTAAAGCCTGTATTTGAGAATAACAGAGCATTTATACCTGTTTCAGCATCAGATAATCTTACCGAAGGTATTTTTTGTTTGACCTGGGATGAAACTGTTGAAGTCACTCAGCAGGATCAGGATGTCTTGCGGGCTATAGGGCAGCAAATGGGTATTGCTATGGAAAATATCAATGCTCTGAAAAATCTTCTGCATCAAAAGGATGTTTTGCAGGCCATTGTAGAAGGTATGGGGGATCCTGTTCTTTTTGTGGATGGGAATTGTAATATTATTCTTGCTAATGATGCAGCTAGAAGACTTGCAGGGTCTTTTTCCGGAGTGAATTCTGATGTTGAGTGCGCAGGGCTTTTCCTTGACGGGGCAGTTCTTGAAAAATGTTCCAGTAAATCCGGTTTACGGTGCCATGATAATCTGCCTTGTAAGGTTATCTCGGATGATGGGCGTTCATTTTCTGTGAGTGTATTTCCAATTGATGAGTCAGAAAAAAAGCAAGGCCGCAGGGTCATCTGTATCAGGGATATTACTCAGGAAAAACAGATCCTGATCAGGATGCAGCAAAGTGAAAAACTAGCAACTGTCGGTAAACTGGCTTCAGGATTAGCTCATGAAATGAATAATCCACTTGGTGTTATCAAATGTTATGCCGAGTTGTTGAAAGATTATGGTGCAGGGCCGGAAATTAATGCTGATGTTGATATTATCCTGAAGCACGCTTCGCAGGCCCAGAATGTATTGCAGGATTTACTTAATTTTGCGCGTCCAAAGCAGGTAGAATTTGCCAGTTTTGATATTGCAGGGGCAATTGCCAATGCCCTCGGAGTTTTTAGAATTCAGGCGGAAAAAAAAGGAGTGCAGGTGCTGTCTGTAATTGAAGAGTCAGTTCCGCTCATAACAACAAATGCACAGGCTATAGAACAGATATTGTCGAACCTGCTTAACAACGGGCTTGATGCTGTAGATGAAGGGAACGGTGTAATACGAGTCAGTCTGTATTTTATTAAAGGTGGTGAAGTTCTGCTTAGAGTTGCGGATAATGGTCCGGGGTTGGAACTGGACACTCTTGGCAATATATTTGATCCTTTTTTTACTACTAAGGAAGTTGGCAAGGGAACCGGACTGGGACTTGCTGTTGTGTATACTTTGGTTAAAGACCTTGGCGGCCGTATTGAAGCTGGTAATGATAATGGCGCAGTCTTTTCGATTTATCTTCCGGTAGATGGAGAGGGTAAATAAATGACAAGACCTGTAGGTATCCTCATTGTTGATGATGAAATTGATTTTGCATCCGGAATTGCTCGGTTGATACAGAGATTTTATCCTCATGAGGAAATTATGACTGCCAATTCCGGTAAAGATGCTTTGGATATTCTTGATAAGAAGCCTTTCGGATTAATGATTACAGATCTTAATATGCCCGAAATGGACGGTTCACAGTTACTTAAAAAAGCAATTACTATTCGTCCCCATCTTGGGGTGGTCATTCTGACTGCTTTTGGTACCGTTTCAACTGCAGTAGAGGCTCTTAAAGATGGTGCGTATGATTTTATTACCAAACCTGTTGAGCCGGACACTCTGCGTATTGTGGTTGAAAGGGGAGTTGAGCGAAGTCGCCTTCTTGGAGAGAACAGTCGTTTAAAAGAACAGCTTTTATTAAAAAACGGCCAGAAAGAGCTTATTGGAGACTGTCTTGCAATGCATCGGCTTAAAGAAAGAATTGCTGCTGTTGCCCAGTCAGACTATACTGTTCTTATTCGAGGAGAGTCCGGCACTGGAAAGGAACTGGTTGCGCAAACTATTCACCATCTAAGCAATAGATCAAGCAGTCAGCTCATGACTGTAAATTGTCCTGCCATATCAGATCAACTATTGGAAAGTGAGCTTTTCGGACATGTGAAGGGAGCCTTTACCGGGGCAAACCGTAACCGTAAAGGTATATTTGTAAATGCTCACAAAGGGACTTTGCTACTAGATGAAATAGGTGATATTTCCTCAGGAATTCAGACTAAATTACTGAGGACTCTGCAGGAAGGTGAGATTCGCCCCGTAGGTGCAAGCAACAATGTTAAAGTTGATGTACGAATTATAGCCTCGACTAACAGGAATCTTGAAGCTAAGGTAGGTGATAACAGTTTTAGAAGTGATTTGTATTATCGTTTAAATGTTCTTACGTTGCATGTACCGACTTTAAGTGAACGAAGACAGGATATTCCTCTTCTTGCACGTCATTTTTTGATTGCAACATGCAGGGAGACCGGAGTTGATGAGAAGGAACTTTCTACTGATGCTCTTGTATATCTTTCTATGCGTAAATGGCCGGGTAATATCAGGGAATTACAAAACTTTATACGCAAGTTGACTGTTTTTACTCCTGCACAACATATTGAAATGAATCATATTCGTATGGTTGAGTCTATAGATGGCGTGCCACAGTCTACCGAACGTGAGGTCTCATTGTATAAAGAGGCAAAAGAGAAAATTGTAGACGACTTTACCAGAACATATACTACTGAGCTCCTTAGCAGTTATAATGGTAATGTTTCGGAAGCGGCCAGGCAAAGTGGATTATCGCGTATGGCATTGCTTAAAATTTTGAAACGTCTGGACATGGACGCTGCCGAATTCAGGAAGGATTGATTAATGCAAGGTTTAAAGAAGGAGGAGGTATGGAAGCTGGTAAGGTTTTAAAGTTCTGGGCTGGAAGATTGTTCGCCCCGAGGGCCTTATTGCAGCATAAGTATGAATCTTTTAAACGGCTGCTGGAACATGATTCAAAAGCTCTTAATATTATTGCAGATCTTGAAGATGTCTTTTACGGGCGCAGGCTTGTGGATCGTCAGCAGTGTGCAGTGTTGTATAAACAGCTCTCCTCTTCTGTTTTGGGAATGATTGAGCAGCTTCAAGATATGAATCCTGTCCGGTATGGTGATTTAAGCGTAACATTTAGACAAATTCATTCGGCTGCCTTGAAAGTTATCAATGAACCGGAGTTTGATTCAAATCCACCATATATTATTTCTCTTTCTGATGCTGGAAATATGCCTCATTTATCAGGAGGAAAGGCTGGCAATCTGGGGAAAGTTTATAATCTTGGCGATATTAATGTTCCCCCCGGATTTGTTATTACAGCCAATGCTTTTCACTATTTTATTGAATATAACGGGTTACGGGAAGAGCTTGGAAAAAGGCTCAGTCGTATGGAGGCAGGCAGACGCAGTCTGTTAGCAACACTAACTCTGGAAATTCAGGAATTTATTCTTGCAGGTGAGGTTCCGCCTGATCTTGCTGAGAGTATTGAGCAATCTGTTTTAAAGTATGTTGGAGATGCTGATTTTCTGGCTGTACGTTCCAGTGCTCTGGCAGAAGACAGTGAAATTTCTTTTGCCGGACAATATGCCAGTGAACTTAATCTTACTCCTGACGAAGTTTTGGATGGTTATAAACGTGTCCTTGCCGGTAAGTACTGTCCCCGTGCAGTCTCATATCGTATTTCCAATGGATTAACTGATAATGATACTGCAATGGCTGTTCTGGTCATCCCTATGATTGATGCCCGTAGTGCCGGAGTTATTTATTCTGTTGATCCAGATTGCATGAATCGTGATTCTGTCGGTATATATGGGGTTAGCGGCTTAGGTAACTCTCTTGTTGATGGGAGTGTTGTTCCTGCCAAGGCTTCACTTTACCGTAAAGATGTTCCTAGTCTGATCAATGAATGCTCTTTTGATTCAGAAAATCTTCCTGATGAGCAAATGCTTGTGAGGTTGGCTCGTTGCGCTATGCGGCTTGAAGATCATTTCGAATGTGCTCAGGATGTGGAATGGGCCGTTGATCAGGATGGAGATTTTCATATTTTACAGACTCGTCCCTTACAACGAGAGCATTCTAAAGCCGCAGTCGTACATGGTCCTATTCCGGCAATGCCTTTTATGGAAGGCCTTGAGCGGGCATCATCAGGGGCTGGATGCGGCGAAATTCATTTTGCCCGTACCGGAGAGGAGATAGCCCGTATTCCAGAAGGATCGGTTATTATTACACCGACATTAAAACCTTCTCTACTGACTTTCGCCGGAAATATTAACGCAGTGCTGTCTGCTACGGGCAGCAGGGCCAGCCATTTTGCATCTGTTGCTCGTGAGCTTGGTATTCCGGTACTGGTCGGAGATGTAATGGATCGTTATACTCAGGGCCAACTGGTAACTGTCGATGGCATGGAAGGAGCTGTTTATGAGGGATGTGTGGAGGATGTTCTAACCCGCTCATTCGGTAGTGCAGATGTCTCTTCCAGAGTTCTTGATTTGTATAAAAATATAATCCCTCATACCGTGAAGTTAACTTTAACTGACCCGCAGGACTCTGGTTTTACTCCTCAGGGATGCAAATCGATGCATGATGTAATTCGGTTTTGCCATGAGAGTTCCGTTAGTGAAATGTTTTCACTTGTTGATAAACGGGGATTGGGCATGGGAACATCCAAGCTGCTTGAAACAGGACTGCCACTTGTTATTTATGTAATCGACCTGGATGGTGGACTTGTTTCCGGGATTGAAAAAAAGAAAAAAATTGTATCGTCTGAAGTTAGTTGTGAACCTATGCTTTCATTACTGAAAGGGCTTTCCGATGAGCGTGTTCCCTGGTCAGAGGAATTGACCCACGTGGATTGGGATGAATTTGATCGTATGTCTGCCGGTATTTTTAGTAAAGATTCTAAAATTCTTGCAAGCTATGGTGTGCTGGCCAAAGATTATATGCACCTCCTGATTAGGTTTGGATATCATTTGTCAGAAGTAGATTCACTTTGCGGACCTGATGCAGGGCAGAACTACATTAAATTTCGTTTCAAAGGTGGCGGCGCAGGGATTGATAATCGTTTGCTTCGTATTGAGTTTATCCGGCTGGTTCTTGAACATTATGGTTTTGAAACGACTGTTCATGGGGATATGCTGGATGGATTAAGCTCACGCCTGCCTGCCGAAGATACCACGGCACAATTGGCAATGCTTGGATATCTGATGGCAGTGACCAGACTGATGGACATGCGTATGACAGATGAAGAGCAGATTACAGTAGAAGTTGCGAAGTTTATTGAAGAAGCGGAGCATATTTATGACAGAGCAGGCAAAGAATAAAGCATATAACCTGACTTGGGTAACTGATCAGTTGGCGGTCGGTTGCGCACCTATGAGCCATGCTCAACTCGAATCCATTCGGGAGCAGGGGGTGGATGCTATTGTCAATCTTTGTGGAGAGTTCTGTGATTTGCATGAAATTGAACGTAATTCAGGATTTGACGTGCATTATCTGCCGCTGGAGGATGAAGAAGCTCCTGAATTGATTGATCTTGAGAATGCGCTGGAATGGATGGATGAAGCTATTTATTTAGGTAAAAAAGTGCTTATCCACTGTCGTCATGGCATCGGTCGTACAGGAACAGTTTTAAATGCATACCTTTTGCGTCGAGGTTTGGGGCATAAACTTGCATGGCGTAAAATGAAAAGATTGCGTTCAAAACCTGCGAATTTTGCTCAATGGTGGACTATCCGTAAATATGGACGCAAGAGTGGTAAGTTAACAGCGCGTGCCCCTTGTTTAGAATTTAGAAGATTAGTTGATTTGACTCCTTTTTTTAATGATTACTTTAAATTGGTGGAAGAGGTTGAAGAACGGGCTGAGAATTCTGGGAAACGAACTTTATGCGGGCTTGACCATGATCGCTGTTGCCAGACTCCGGTTAGCCTCAGTCTTGCAGAAGCCTTGCATATTAGTAGGCGTATAAATTTAGAACTTACCCACGAAGAGCGTTTAACTGTTATTGAAAAAGCTGTTGAGACCTCGCGCGCTGAACGCAAAGCAGCAAGAGAATTGAAGGCAGAAGGAAGTAGCGGGTATTGTTTGTCCGGTACAGGTGGTACATGTCCTTTGTCACAGGACCATAAGTGTATTTTATTTGATTTTAGGCCATTGCAATGTCGTGCCTTTGGTCTTGATATCTCTGAGGATGGCAAGCTTTGGCATAACGAACTTATCCCGACGCTGGATAAAATTTCATTTGAAATCTGGTTCGCTTATACAGGGGTATTGTATGATGAGGCTATGCCTACTTTTTCTTTGCCTGATGTTGTTTCCGGCAAATTTATTGAACAGCTTTTCAAGCTGATGATGACCCAAGGTTTGGGTGATGATTATTAAATATTAGGTCTGTGCTAATTAATTTTAAATTTTTATAAATGGCGTGTCAGATATTTATCAAGTTGATTGGTAAAATTTTGTCTGTCTTTGGGGCTGAATGCTGCAGGGCCACCGGAAACAGATCCTGCACTACGCAGTTCTTCCATAAGATTACGCATACTGAGAATGCCTTTGATGTTGTCTATTGTATATAGTTCTCCACGGGGGTTGAGTCCCGTAGCCCCTTTATCAACAATTTTATCTGCCAACGGAATATCAGCAGTAATTACCAGATCTCCGGGATTGCACAACTCTACAATTTCATTATCCGCTACATTAAATCCAGCTGAAACTTTAATTGTATTAATGAAAGTTGAGCTGGGAACAGAAAGGTATTGATTGGCAACAAGTGTTGTTTTTACTTCTCGGCGTATGGCAGTTTTAAACAAAATCTCTTTAACTGCCTTGGGGCAGGCATCAGCATCGACCCATATCTGCATATTAAATTCCCATATTGTTTTTTATAATCAGCTGTCGCACTTATAGAAGGTGCTGACAGAAAATGCAAATTTGATTTCTCAGAATTTATAAGCCCTGCTTATCAGCAGGGAGTGGAAATTGCTTGGCGCAGGTCATTAATTATTGCGATTTGTTCTTTTTCTTCTTCAGCAAGAAGTATATATGTGCAGTTCCAGCATTCTTCAGTTACACAATCCTGTTGTGACGGTGAGGCCAGTTCCCGTTTGAGATTATCCGTTCTGCCGATGTAGAGAGCGTGTGATTCAAATCCGGCAAGATGTCCACGCGGGTGTGTGTATGCAAGTATAAATAATCCTCCTTTTTTAGGGAAATCAGCTGATTTTTTATTTATAATGAAATTGTAGTCTTTTCCTGATTGTCCTTTGAAAATCCATTCTTTTTGTCTGAACATTCAATTTCCTTATTGAAATATTTATATTTATTTATGTTAAAACTTGCGTGGCTGATAGGCAGAGCTGATCAGTTAATATTTTTGCATAATTCAGGCAAGGGTGAGTATCGGTTAAAGTATGAAATCTATAGAATAATTATTCAACAAATTGATTAATAACCATGTTCTCAATCAATAAAAGTTAAAATTATTAAAAGTATAAATTAAAGATAAAGTTAGTTTTATGTGTTTAACTGTTCAAGTTTATTGTATTTAAGTTGTTTTGTATTATTTTTGTTCCAAATCAAGCGCAATCCCGCCTTCATTGACCACTTTTATATACTGGCTTTAATTATGTCAAAAGTGACGCAATTAAAGTTTAGCTTATGGAGAAATCATGAATCTTGAGTCTACCATTAATCTCGTTGATAAAAAAACTGAATATGACGATTCCATTGGTCCCTATTCGTACGATGAGTTCATAGAAGCTGCCCGCAGATTTCACGGCAGTCCGGCTCCTGGCCTTATTCTTGGCGGATACATGCTTGAAGAAGCCAGACGGCATCTTCCTGAAGGGACTCTGTTCGATGCTATTTCAGAGACGTCATGGTGCTTGCCTGATGCTGTACAGATGTTGACATTTTGCAGCATAGGCAACGGCTGGCTCAAGGTTAAGAATCTTGGTGTTTATGCGCTATCTCTTTATGACAAATATACTGGAGAGGGAGTGCGTATTCGCGTTGATCCTAAAAAATTGGATGAATGGCCGGAGGTGAAGTCATGGTTCTTAAAAAAGAAACCTAAAAAAGATCAGGATTCGGTTAAACTGCATGCTGAGATCCGTGAAGCAGGTGCTTCGTTTTGTTCCATAGAAGCTATTCAGATTAAACCGGAAGCGATGATTAAACGCAGTAAGGGGGGGATAACCATCTGTCCTATTTGCGGTGATGCTTATCCCGGCTCTTTTGGAGCAATCTGCCGTACCTGTCAGGGGGAAGGACCATATTTAAGTATCAAGGCAACCGCAGCAATTAATCCTGTTCCAGAAGGATTGAAAGTCGTTCCTATCAGTGAAGCAGAGGGAAAGACAGCAGTTCATGATATGACCCGTATTGTTCCCGGTAAGTATAAAGATCCTGAGTTCAGTAAGGATCATGATTTCAGTGCAAGCGATATCTGTCGACTGCAGCTCATCGGCAAAAATCATATTTATGTGGACGAAGGAGATATCCCCGATGGCGAGTGGGTTCATGAGAATGAGGCTGCGGAGACATTTGGACGGATTATGTCTGGTAGTGGCGTTGTTGCTGAAGGCAAGCCTAAGGAAGGCAAAGTTACACTTAGAGCTGATCATGATGGTGTGCTTGTCTCTGACCTTGAAATGATGAATCGTTTTAATTTTATACCTGATGTTATGGTTGCGGCCCGCAAAAGCGGGACATTGATAAAAAAAGGTGCCCGTATTGCCGGAACACGGGCAATCCCACTTTATCTGTCACGTGAAAATTTCTCCCGGGCTGTTTCTTCTCTTAATGGCGATCCTCTCTTTAAAATACTTCCGCTAACCAAGAAAAAAGTCGGCGTGCTGATTACTGGAGATGAAGTCTTTAATGGGCTGATTGAAGATAAATTTGGTGCTGTCATCACTGCAAAGGTTCAGGCGCTAGGCAGTGAAGTCGTTCGCACTGTAATCGGGCCGGACGATCGTGAGCATATACGTGATGCTGCTTTATCCTTGATGAGCGAAGGTTGTGATCTGCTTATCACAACCGCCGGTATGTCAGTTGATCCTGATGACGTGACCAGACACGGCCTGGTGGATGCCGGAGTTACTGACCTTCTTTATGGTGCTCCTGTTCTGCCCGGCACTATGTTGCTGCTCGCTAAGGCTGGTGACACCCGTATAATAGGGGTTCCTGCCTGCGCTCTGTTTTTTAAAACTACAAGTCTAGACCTTGTACTTCCCCGGGTTCTGGCCGGACAGAATATAAGCCGGAAAGATCTCGTTGCTATGGCTGATGGTGGTTACTGTATGGAATGTAAAACCTGCACTTTCCCTAAATGTCCCTTCGGGAAATAGGAGAATGATAATGCATGAAAATTTCGACCCGCCGGAACAGGTGACAACTGCGGCTTTGGCGGAAATAGAAGGGCATAGTCCAACAATACGGTTGCATTTATGGCTTGAAGGGGGGGAGGGGGTTTTTTTTGGTTATGGCAGACTTCTGCTGCTTGATCGCATTGAAACATGCGGTTCGCTTAAAAAAGCCTCTGAAGAATTAGGCATGTCCTACCGTGCCGCATGGGGAAAGATTAAGCAATCCGAAAAAGTATTGGGATTTAGCCTTATTGAAAGAGTCGGAAGCAGACGTAGCGGTTATCGGCTGACAGATGCTGGAAGGTTGGTGCGGGACAAATATCTTGAGTGGTTCAGTAAAGTTGAAAGCGATGCCCGTGCCCGTGCTGATGAAATCTTTTCGTGGCGTTCGAAGAGTTTCGGGGAAAACTAAGTTTAATTGTGTTATCTATAACATATTTAAATAGTGTGTTTTATCTTCTTGGTGTTATTCTGTGTAGTGGTTGAAATAACTGTCAGGCGTTTTTTGCTTAATTCACCTGATATAACGAAGGAGGATCCCATGAACATTTCACGGCGAGGGTTCATGAAACTTGCGGGCATAGGTGTCGCAGGTCTCGGAATGAGTCAGCTAGGACTCGATTTATCTCCGGCACAGGCGTATGCTGCCGGACTTAAAATTAAGGGAGCTAAAGAAGTAATTTCCATCTGTCCGTTTTGTTCGGTCAGTTGTCACTTCATTGCTCATGTGAAGGACGGAAAGATTGTCAGTACAGAAGGTGATGCTGATTATCCTGTCAGTGAAGGTGCTCTCTGTGCAAAGGGGGCAGCTATGCTGTCCATGCACAACAGCCACCATAGACTACAAAAACCCATGTACCGTGCTCCCTACAGCACTAAGTGGGAAGAAAAAAGCTGGGAATGGGTCCTTGACCGCATTGCCCACCGTGTAAAAGAAACACGTGATGCAGACTTCAAACGCTTCAATAATAAGGGGCAGGAAGTAAACCGTGTCGAATCAATCTTTCATCTTGGGTCATCACAGATGGATAACGAGGAGTGTGCAGTCGTCCATCAGGGTGTACGCGGTCTCGGCCTGGTGCATTTTGATCACCAGGCACGTATCTGACACAGCGCAACAGTTGCGGCTCTGGCAGAGTCGTTCGGGCGCGGTGCGATGACAAACCATTGGTGCGATATTGAAAATGCAGATTCTATCCTGATCATAGGAAGTAATGCTGCAGAGCACCATCCGATCTCCTTTAAATGGGTTTTACGGGCCAAGGACAAAGGCGCCACTGTTATGCATGTGGACCCAAAATTCTCCCGTACTTCCGCAAGAAGTGACTTCCATGTGCCGCTCAGATCAGGCACAGATATTCCTTTTATGGGTGGAATGATCAACTATGTTCTGGAGAATGATCTTTACTTCAAGGACTATGTAGCTGATTACACCAATGCTGCTTTTATTGTGGGCAAGGACTATAAGTTCTCCAGAGGACTGTTTTCCGGCTACGATGCTAAAGCACGCAAATATGACAAATCAAAATGGGTATTTGAGCTGGATAAAGATGGTGTGCCGAAGAGAGACCCTTCACTGAAGCATCCACGTTGCGTATTCCAGATGCTCAAAAAGCACTATTCACGTTATTCCCTTTCCAATGTTTCTAAAACTACAGGTGTTACTAAAGAAAACCTGACCCGTGTTTACAAGACATTTGCTGCTACAGGTAAAAAGGATAAGGCTGGAACAATTATGTATGCCCTGGGCTGGACTCAGCATACTGTTGGTGTGCAGAATATCCGCTCCAGTGCCATCCTTCAGCTTTTGCTTGGTAACATAGGTGTAGCCGGTGGCGGTATTAACGCTTTACGCGGTGAACCTAATGTACAGGGGTCAACTGACCATTGTATCCTTTGGCATATCCTGCCTGGTTATCTGCCTGTTCCAAAAGCCAGCCTTGGTTCGTTTGAAGATTATACCAAGGCAACGACTCCGGTCAGCAAAGATCCTGAAAGTGCCAACTGGTGGCAGCATAAGCCTAAATATATGGCTTCACTGCTTAAGTCTTGGCGCGGAGAAAATGCTACTGCTGAAAACGGATTTGGTTACAAGCTCTTGCCTAAAGTGGATGATGGAGAAGATTACTCATACATTTTCATCTTTGACCGTATGTACAAGGGTGATATCAAGGGGGGTTTTGTCTTCGGAACCAACCCGGCCCAGAGTGTGCCTAATTCTAATAAGGCCCGTAAGGCTTTGGATAAGCTTGACTGGCTTGTTGTAGGCGAACTTCATAATACTGAGACTTCAGATAACTGGCATCGTCCGGGTGTCGATCCCACTCGGAACAAGACTGAAGTCTTCCTGCTTCCTTCTGCGCAGCGGGCAGAAAAGGCCGGTTCTATCAGTAACAGTGGACGTTGGCTGCTTTGGCATTATGAAGCCTGCCGCCCTATGGGTGAAAGCAAAAGTATGGGTGAAATGTATGTGGATATCATAAACCACGTACGCCGACTGTATAATAAAGAAAATGGTACTTTCCCCGAGCCTATCTTGAGTCTCGACTGGCCTGCGTATTA
The Maridesulfovibrio zosterae DSM 11974 DNA segment above includes these coding regions:
- a CDS encoding PEP/pyruvate-binding domain-containing protein, which produces MEAGKVLKFWAGRLFAPRALLQHKYESFKRLLEHDSKALNIIADLEDVFYGRRLVDRQQCAVLYKQLSSSVLGMIEQLQDMNPVRYGDLSVTFRQIHSAALKVINEPEFDSNPPYIISLSDAGNMPHLSGGKAGNLGKVYNLGDINVPPGFVITANAFHYFIEYNGLREELGKRLSRMEAGRRSLLATLTLEIQEFILAGEVPPDLAESIEQSVLKYVGDADFLAVRSSALAEDSEISFAGQYASELNLTPDEVLDGYKRVLAGKYCPRAVSYRISNGLTDNDTAMAVLVIPMIDARSAGVIYSVDPDCMNRDSVGIYGVSGLGNSLVDGSVVPAKASLYRKDVPSLINECSFDSENLPDEQMLVRLARCAMRLEDHFECAQDVEWAVDQDGDFHILQTRPLQREHSKAAVVHGPIPAMPFMEGLERASSGAGCGEIHFARTGEEIARIPEGSVIITPTLKPSLLTFAGNINAVLSATGSRASHFASVARELGIPVLVGDVMDRYTQGQLVTVDGMEGAVYEGCVEDVLTRSFGSADVSSRVLDLYKNIIPHTVKLTLTDPQDSGFTPQGCKSMHDVIRFCHESSVSEMFSLVDKRGLGMGTSKLLETGLPLVIYVIDLDGGLVSGIEKKKKIVSSEVSCEPMLSLLKGLSDERVPWSEELTHVDWDEFDRMSAGIFSKDSKILASYGVLAKDYMHLLIRFGYHLSEVDSLCGPDAGQNYIKFRFKGGGAGIDNRLLRIEFIRLVLEHYGFETTVHGDMLDGLSSRLPAEDTTAQLAMLGYLMAVTRLMDMRMTDEEQITVEVAKFIEEAEHIYDRAGKE
- a CDS encoding sigma-54-dependent transcriptional regulator produces the protein MTRPVGILIVDDEIDFASGIARLIQRFYPHEEIMTANSGKDALDILDKKPFGLMITDLNMPEMDGSQLLKKAITIRPHLGVVILTAFGTVSTAVEALKDGAYDFITKPVEPDTLRIVVERGVERSRLLGENSRLKEQLLLKNGQKELIGDCLAMHRLKERIAAVAQSDYTVLIRGESGTGKELVAQTIHHLSNRSSSQLMTVNCPAISDQLLESELFGHVKGAFTGANRNRKGIFVNAHKGTLLLDEIGDISSGIQTKLLRTLQEGEIRPVGASNNVKVDVRIIASTNRNLEAKVGDNSFRSDLYYRLNVLTLHVPTLSERRQDIPLLARHFLIATCRETGVDEKELSTDALVYLSMRKWPGNIRELQNFIRKLTVFTPAQHIEMNHIRMVESIDGVPQSTEREVSLYKEAKEKIVDDFTRTYTTELLSSYNGNVSEAARQSGLSRMALLKILKRLDMDAAEFRKD
- a CDS encoding protein-tyrosine phosphatase family protein, yielding MTEQAKNKAYNLTWVTDQLAVGCAPMSHAQLESIREQGVDAIVNLCGEFCDLHEIERNSGFDVHYLPLEDEEAPELIDLENALEWMDEAIYLGKKVLIHCRHGIGRTGTVLNAYLLRRGLGHKLAWRKMKRLRSKPANFAQWWTIRKYGRKSGKLTARAPCLEFRRLVDLTPFFNDYFKLVEEVEERAENSGKRTLCGLDHDRCCQTPVSLSLAEALHISRRINLELTHEERLTVIEKAVETSRAERKAARELKAEGSSGYCLSGTGGTCPLSQDHKCILFDFRPLQCRAFGLDISEDGKLWHNELIPTLDKISFEIWFAYTGVLYDEAMPTFSLPDVVSGKFIEQLFKLMMTQGLGDDY
- a CDS encoding c-type heme family protein, with translation MPYLRPKKIQIKFLLGVGGIVLTIGFFFAFGMYFHLNSLLDSQVRGKADLIFNQVGAVQSYVREVLRPKVRSEIPADEFIIEAMSSSYISRAVMERANPENSESLYRRVAENARNPLFEINEDEEDMLSYFRKHLDQDSWSGYRKIGSVEYFVKARPVFFKKSCLTCHGVPEDSPAVLLGRYGDKRGFGHIEGSIGGLMIVGVPVEKAVAEINKTTFRYALFYGCGILILFFLIQFFFNRLIMDNIRNLSKKFHKLLRDESKSEVLDKIEHGDEIDEVIQGIEELGEHLHEAQEQLREHSENMENMVAVRTDELKKEVYERRADVDLFVCLLDGFNKCFTRREMWEFALPLLAERFNAESAVFICMVASQNYFAWPEVAPKPELPANWKEILTEVKPVFENNRAFIPVSASDNLTEGIFCLTWDETVEVTQQDQDVLRAIGQQMGIAMENINALKNLLHQKDVLQAIVEGMGDPVLFVDGNCNIILANDAARRLAGSFSGVNSDVECAGLFLDGAVLEKCSSKSGLRCHDNLPCKVISDDGRSFSVSVFPIDESEKKQGRRVICIRDITQEKQILIRMQQSEKLATVGKLASGLAHEMNNPLGVIKCYAELLKDYGAGPEINADVDIILKHASQAQNVLQDLLNFARPKQVEFASFDIAGAIANALGVFRIQAEKKGVQVLSVIEESVPLITTNAQAIEQILSNLLNNGLDAVDEGNGVIRVSLYFIKGGEVLLRVADNGPGLELDTLGNIFDPFFTTKEVGKGTGLGLAVVYTLVKDLGGRIEAGNDNGAVFSIYLPVDGEGK